From Gopherus flavomarginatus isolate rGopFla2 chromosome 7, rGopFla2.mat.asm, whole genome shotgun sequence, the proteins below share one genomic window:
- the DDX59 gene encoding probable ATP-dependent RNA helicase DDX59 isoform X1: MFVPRSLKVKRNADDDLSCTAKIKKLSSGEPSLVEATDVRDVKPTIKDASASGCNLYKAVQECTELRTFPDSDFPFADESLGRDNQNVDEDSSSVDEPIKSFSKSQRWAEPGEPICVVCGRYGEYICDKTDEDVCSLECKAKHLLQAQEKEGLNSDSLVKVESKPETLLPVTLYTYKEHSFILSLQDDQIKNLKLQLGIVVQGEGVTRPIIEFEHCGFPETLNYNLKNSGYEVPTPIQMQMIPVGLLGRDIVASADTGSGKTAAFLLPVIIKALEETKTPSALILTPTRELAIQIERQAKELMIGLPNMRTVLLVGGLPLPPQLHRLKQTVKVIIATPGRLLDILKQSSVQLHGIKIVVVDEADTMLKMGFQQQVLDILENTSSDRQTILVSATIPVGIEQLANQLLQNPVRITIGEKNLPCSSVRQIILWVEEPSKKKKLFEILNDKKLFKPPVLVFVDCKLGADLLSDAVHKITGLQCISMHSDKSQTERTNILQGLFQEKYEVVVSTGVLGRGLDLVSVKLVVNFDMPSSMDEYVHQVGRAGRLGHSGTAITFINNNSKKLFWDVVKRVKPTGTILPPQLLNSPYLHDQKRKEQQKVKQSQNSLVTGDNLMDIIRKHDKSNTQK; this comes from the exons ATGTTTGTTCCAAGGTCTCTTAAAGTCAAGAGGAATGCTGATGATGACCTGAGCTgtacagcaaaaataaaaaagttgtctTCTGGAGAACCCTCATTAGTGGAGGCCACAGACGTAAGAGATGTTAAGCCAACTATAAAAGATGCTTCTGCTTCAGGATGTAATTTATATAAAGCAGTACAAGAATGCACAGAGCTACGAACTTTTCCAGATTCAGACTTCCCCTTTGCTGATGAATCTTTGGGAAGGGACAACCAAAATGTTGATGAAGACAGTTCCTCTGTGGATGAACCCATTAAATCTTTCAGCAAATCCCAGCGCTGGGCAGAACCTGGAGAACCTATATGTGTTGTTTGTGGTCGTTATGGTGAATATATTTGTGATAAAACAGATGAAGATGTTTGTAGTTTGGAATGTAAAGCCAAACATCTTTTACAAGCCCAAGAAAAAGAAGGGTTAAACTCTGACAGTCTTGTGAAAGTAGAATCAAAACCAGAAACTCTTTTGCCTGTCACCCTTTATACCTATAAAGAACATTCCTTTATTTTAAGCCTGCAAGATGACCAGATCAAGAACCTTAAATTGCAGTTAGGTATTGTTGTCCAGGGCGAAGGAGTTACAAGACCTATTATAGAGTTTGAACACTGTGGTTTTCCTGAAACTTTAAACTATAATTTAAAGAATTCAGGCTATGAAGTTCCAACCCCTATCCAGATGCAGATGATTCCTGTTGGACTTTTGGGAAGGGATATTGTGGCCAGTGCAGACACAGGCTCAGGAAAAACTGCAGCCTTCCTGCTTCCAGTTATTATTAAAGCCTTGGAAGAG acTAAAACTCCATCTGCACTTATTCTGACACCAACAAGAGAGTTAGCAATTCAGATAGAGAGACAAGCTAAAGAGCTGATGATTGGTCTGCCAAACATGAGAACAGTTCTTCTTGTAGGAGGTTTACCACTGCCACCCCAACTTCATCGTCTGAAACAAACTGTTAAG GTTATAATAGCAACACCTGGAAGACTCCTAGATATCTTAAAACAAAGCTCTGTTCAGCTCCATGGTATTAAAATTGTAGTCGTGGATGAA GCTGATACCATGTTAAAGATGGGCTTCCAGCAACAAGTGCTGGATATTTTGGAAAACACCTCCAGTGATCGTCAGACCATATTGGTTTCAGCCACAATACCAGTTGGCATTGAGCAGCTGGCAAATCAACTTCTGCAGAATCCTGTGAGAATAACCATTGGAGAAAAGAATCTGCCATGTTCCAGTGTTCGCCAGATTATCTTGTGGGTAGAAGAACCgtctaaaaagaaaaaactatttGAAATATTAAAT GATAAGAAACTCTTCAAACCTCCAGTGTTGGTATTTGTGGACTGCAAGCTAGGAGCAGATCTTCTGAGTGATGCTGTTCATAAAATCACAGGACTACAATGCATATCCATGCATTCTGATAAATCACAAACTGAAAGAACAAATATATTGCAG GGATTATTTCAGGAAAAATATGAAGTCGTAGTAAGCACTGGAGTCCTTGGGCGAGGACTTGACCTTGTCAGTGTCAAACTGGTAGTAAATTTTGATATGCCCTCAAGCATGGACGAATATGTACATCAG GTTGGAAGAGCAGGAAGGCTGGGTCACAGTGGAACTGCAATTACTTTTATCAATAACAACAGCAAGAAGCTTTTTTGGGATGTTGTAAAGAGAGTAAAACCAACAGGCACAATTCTTCCTCCACAGTTGCTAAACTCCCCTTATCTTCATGACCAAAAGAGAAAGGAACAACAGAAAGTTAAACAATCACAGAATAGTCTTGTAACAGGTGATAATCTTATGGACATTATTAGAAAACATGACAAAAGTAATACTCAAAAGTAA
- the DDX59 gene encoding probable ATP-dependent RNA helicase DDX59 isoform X2: MFVPRSLKVKRNADDDLSCTAKIKKLSSGEPSLVEATDVRDVKPTIKDASASGCNLYKAVQECTELRTFPDSDFPFADESLGRDNQNVDEDSSSVDEPIKSFSKSQRWAEPGEPICVVCGRYGEYICDKTDEDVCSLECKAKHLLQAQEKEGLNSDSLVKVESKPETLLPVTLYTYKEHSFILSLQDDQIKNLKLQLGIVVQGEGVTRPIIEFEHCGFPETLNYNLKNSGYEVPTPIQMQMIPVGLLGRDIVASADTGSGKTAAFLLPVIIKALEETKTPSALILTPTRELAIQIERQAKELMIGLPNMRTVLLVGGLPLPPQLHRLKQTVKVIIATPGRLLDILKQSSVQLHGIKIVVVDEADTMLKMGFQQQVLDILENTSSDRQTILVSATIPVGIEQLANQLLQNPVRITIGEKNLPCSSVRQIILWVEEPSKKKKLFEILNDKKLFKPPVLVFVDCKLGADLLSDAVHKITGLQCISMHSDKSQTERTNILQGLFQEKYEVVVSTGVLGRGLDLVSVKLVVNFDMPSSMDEYVHQNAFPANLTKYKYQCEISKDSYSTQPKI; this comes from the exons ATGTTTGTTCCAAGGTCTCTTAAAGTCAAGAGGAATGCTGATGATGACCTGAGCTgtacagcaaaaataaaaaagttgtctTCTGGAGAACCCTCATTAGTGGAGGCCACAGACGTAAGAGATGTTAAGCCAACTATAAAAGATGCTTCTGCTTCAGGATGTAATTTATATAAAGCAGTACAAGAATGCACAGAGCTACGAACTTTTCCAGATTCAGACTTCCCCTTTGCTGATGAATCTTTGGGAAGGGACAACCAAAATGTTGATGAAGACAGTTCCTCTGTGGATGAACCCATTAAATCTTTCAGCAAATCCCAGCGCTGGGCAGAACCTGGAGAACCTATATGTGTTGTTTGTGGTCGTTATGGTGAATATATTTGTGATAAAACAGATGAAGATGTTTGTAGTTTGGAATGTAAAGCCAAACATCTTTTACAAGCCCAAGAAAAAGAAGGGTTAAACTCTGACAGTCTTGTGAAAGTAGAATCAAAACCAGAAACTCTTTTGCCTGTCACCCTTTATACCTATAAAGAACATTCCTTTATTTTAAGCCTGCAAGATGACCAGATCAAGAACCTTAAATTGCAGTTAGGTATTGTTGTCCAGGGCGAAGGAGTTACAAGACCTATTATAGAGTTTGAACACTGTGGTTTTCCTGAAACTTTAAACTATAATTTAAAGAATTCAGGCTATGAAGTTCCAACCCCTATCCAGATGCAGATGATTCCTGTTGGACTTTTGGGAAGGGATATTGTGGCCAGTGCAGACACAGGCTCAGGAAAAACTGCAGCCTTCCTGCTTCCAGTTATTATTAAAGCCTTGGAAGAG acTAAAACTCCATCTGCACTTATTCTGACACCAACAAGAGAGTTAGCAATTCAGATAGAGAGACAAGCTAAAGAGCTGATGATTGGTCTGCCAAACATGAGAACAGTTCTTCTTGTAGGAGGTTTACCACTGCCACCCCAACTTCATCGTCTGAAACAAACTGTTAAG GTTATAATAGCAACACCTGGAAGACTCCTAGATATCTTAAAACAAAGCTCTGTTCAGCTCCATGGTATTAAAATTGTAGTCGTGGATGAA GCTGATACCATGTTAAAGATGGGCTTCCAGCAACAAGTGCTGGATATTTTGGAAAACACCTCCAGTGATCGTCAGACCATATTGGTTTCAGCCACAATACCAGTTGGCATTGAGCAGCTGGCAAATCAACTTCTGCAGAATCCTGTGAGAATAACCATTGGAGAAAAGAATCTGCCATGTTCCAGTGTTCGCCAGATTATCTTGTGGGTAGAAGAACCgtctaaaaagaaaaaactatttGAAATATTAAAT GATAAGAAACTCTTCAAACCTCCAGTGTTGGTATTTGTGGACTGCAAGCTAGGAGCAGATCTTCTGAGTGATGCTGTTCATAAAATCACAGGACTACAATGCATATCCATGCATTCTGATAAATCACAAACTGAAAGAACAAATATATTGCAG GGATTATTTCAGGAAAAATATGAAGTCGTAGTAAGCACTGGAGTCCTTGGGCGAGGACTTGACCTTGTCAGTGTCAAACTGGTAGTAAATTTTGATATGCCCTCAAGCATGGACGAATATGTACATCAG aacgcTTTCCCTGCAAACTTGACAAAATACaaataccaatgtgaaatttctaaagatagctacagcactcagcccaagatttaa